The following are encoded together in the Erwinia sp. E602 genome:
- a CDS encoding SCP2 domain-containing protein has product MTLTPLLTAGMETALNRVLYRDRGLRAARQRLTSKSLTIVLTELKQPLTFVFSEQQVDVVGEWAGPADCTVTTRLTTLPKLRDRQQLTALIRSGELSVAGDLQLVQQFSALLDMAELDPAEYLAPWVGDIAAQGITRFAQRGFSLVRRDVARKQQYLAQAVTEEWRLAPGQLELAWFAEEVDALTRSLDALDARFSKLEEQ; this is encoded by the coding sequence ATGACACTAACGCCGCTGTTAACCGCAGGCATGGAGACGGCGCTGAATCGGGTTCTGTATCGCGATCGCGGCCTGAGAGCGGCGCGCCAGCGTCTCACCAGTAAAAGCCTGACTATCGTGCTGACCGAGCTGAAGCAGCCGCTGACCTTCGTGTTCAGCGAACAGCAGGTCGACGTGGTGGGGGAGTGGGCCGGCCCGGCCGACTGCACGGTGACCACCCGACTGACCACGCTGCCAAAGCTGCGCGACCGCCAGCAGCTGACCGCGTTGATCCGTAGCGGTGAGCTGTCCGTTGCCGGTGACCTGCAGCTGGTGCAGCAGTTCTCTGCGCTGCTCGATATGGCCGAACTCGACCCGGCGGAATATCTCGCCCCATGGGTGGGGGATATTGCCGCCCAGGGCATTACGCGCTTTGCACAACGCGGTTTCAGCCTGGTGCGCCGTGATGTGGCCCGCAAGCAACAGTACCTGGCGCAAGCCGTGACCGAGGAGTGGCGCCTGGCGCCGGGCCAGCTTGAACTGGCCTGGTTTGCCGAAGAAGTCGACGCGCTGACCCGCTCGCTGGATGCGCTGGATGCCCGTTTCAGTAAGCTGGAGGAGCAATGA
- the ubiE gene encoding bifunctional demethylmenaquinone methyltransferase/2-methoxy-6-polyprenyl-1,4-benzoquinol methylase UbiE, producing the protein MADESKDTTDFGYRTVAKSEKADMVADVFHSVAAKYDLMNDLMSFGIHRVWKRFTIDCSGVRRGQRVLDLAGGTGDLTAKFSRLVGESGEVVLADINSSMLKVGREKLRNRGIIGNVNYVQANAEALPFPDNYFDCITIAFGLRNVTDKDKALASMFRVLKPGGRLLVLEFSKPVLEPLSKAYDAYSFHILPRIGEIVAKDAGSYRYLAESIRMHPDQDTLKQMMMDVGFENTTYHNLTGGIVALHRGFKF; encoded by the coding sequence ATGGCAGATGAATCTAAGGACACCACCGATTTCGGCTATCGCACCGTAGCGAAAAGCGAGAAAGCCGATATGGTGGCGGATGTGTTCCACTCCGTTGCGGCCAAATATGATTTGATGAACGACCTGATGTCGTTCGGCATTCACCGCGTCTGGAAGCGTTTCACCATTGATTGCAGCGGCGTGCGCCGCGGCCAGCGCGTGCTGGATCTGGCGGGCGGCACGGGCGACCTGACGGCGAAATTTTCTCGTCTGGTGGGGGAATCTGGTGAAGTGGTGCTGGCCGATATCAACAGTTCAATGTTGAAAGTAGGCCGCGAGAAGCTGCGTAACCGAGGCATCATTGGCAATGTCAACTACGTGCAGGCCAACGCGGAAGCGCTGCCGTTCCCGGACAACTACTTCGACTGCATCACCATCGCCTTTGGCCTGCGTAACGTGACCGATAAAGACAAGGCGCTGGCCTCGATGTTCCGCGTGCTGAAGCCGGGTGGTCGCCTGCTGGTGCTGGAGTTCTCCAAACCCGTACTGGAGCCGCTGAGCAAAGCCTACGATGCTTACTCCTTCCATATCCTGCCGCGCATCGGTGAGATCGTTGCGAAAGACGCCGGCAGCTACCGCTACCTGGCGGAATCCATCCGTATGCACCCCGATCAGGACACCCTGAAGCAGATGATGATGGACGTTGGCTTTGAAAACACCACTTATCACAATCTGACGGGCGGCATCGTTGCGTTGCACCGTGGATTCAAGTTCTGA
- the rmuC gene encoding DNA recombination protein RmuC: MVIGVCSGLAGALAGWLIAQLRGQRQLAQGETERQLLVQAAEQSQAERLRLQQQLEGQLQQQKASEQELRQLHGGMAAAGEKLQQLDHWRAEAEQLTRELRNQLEINAAQEAELREVTIRLEETRMATEEKQRLLVNSETRLNAQFENLANRIFENSGRRVDEQNRQSLHGLITPLREQLEGFRRQVQEGFGQEARERHTLAHEIRNLQQLNAQMAQEAINLTKALKGDNKTQGNWGEVVLSRVLEASGLREGHEYETQVTVQLEQNGRMQPDVIVRLPQGKDVVIDAKMTLVAYERYFNGEDQAERELAIAEHIAAIRNHLRLLSRKDYQQLPGLRSLDYVLMFIPVEPAFLLAIDRQPELINEALNQNIMLVSPTTLLVALRTINNLWRYEHQSRHAQRIADRAARLYDKMRLFVDDMSSIGQNLDKAQDSYRQAMKKLAEGRGNLIAQTEGFRQMGVEIKRPINPRLVEQAQPDDDEAGQDDGWDDAPDEAAASQSPPQRINE, translated from the coding sequence ATGGTCATTGGCGTCTGTAGCGGCCTCGCCGGAGCGCTGGCCGGCTGGCTGATCGCTCAGCTGCGCGGCCAGCGGCAGCTGGCACAAGGGGAAACGGAACGCCAGCTGCTGGTACAGGCCGCTGAGCAGTCGCAGGCGGAACGTCTGCGACTGCAACAGCAGCTGGAGGGGCAACTGCAACAGCAGAAAGCCAGCGAGCAGGAGCTGCGCCAGCTGCACGGCGGGATGGCCGCCGCCGGTGAGAAGCTGCAGCAGCTCGACCACTGGCGCGCGGAAGCGGAGCAACTGACGCGTGAGCTGCGCAACCAGCTGGAGATCAATGCGGCCCAGGAGGCAGAGCTTCGCGAAGTGACCATCCGCCTGGAAGAGACGCGAATGGCGACAGAAGAGAAACAGCGGCTGCTGGTAAACAGCGAGACGCGGCTGAACGCGCAGTTCGAGAATCTTGCCAACCGTATTTTTGAAAACAGCGGCCGCCGGGTGGATGAACAGAACCGGCAGAGCCTGCACGGCCTGATTACGCCGCTGCGCGAGCAGCTGGAAGGGTTCCGCCGCCAGGTGCAGGAGGGCTTCGGCCAGGAAGCGCGGGAGCGGCATACGCTGGCCCATGAGATCCGCAACCTGCAGCAGCTTAACGCGCAGATGGCGCAGGAAGCTATCAACCTGACCAAAGCCCTGAAAGGCGACAACAAAACGCAGGGTAACTGGGGGGAGGTGGTGCTCAGCCGGGTGCTGGAAGCCTCCGGCCTGCGTGAAGGTCACGAGTATGAGACTCAGGTCACCGTCCAGCTGGAGCAGAACGGCCGCATGCAGCCGGACGTGATTGTCCGTCTGCCGCAGGGCAAGGACGTGGTGATTGACGCCAAGATGACGCTGGTAGCCTACGAGCGCTATTTCAACGGTGAGGATCAGGCGGAACGGGAGCTGGCGATCGCCGAGCATATCGCGGCGATCCGCAACCACCTGCGTCTGCTCAGCCGCAAGGACTATCAGCAGCTGCCGGGCCTGCGTTCGCTGGACTACGTGCTGATGTTTATTCCTGTCGAGCCGGCGTTTCTGCTGGCGATTGACCGCCAGCCGGAGCTGATTAACGAAGCGCTGAACCAGAATATTATGCTGGTCAGCCCGACCACCCTGCTGGTGGCGCTGCGCACCATCAATAATCTGTGGCGTTATGAACACCAGAGCCGTCATGCCCAGCGCATTGCCGATCGCGCCGCGCGGCTTTATGACAAAATGCGGCTGTTTGTTGATGATATGAGCAGCATCGGGCAGAACCTCGATAAGGCGCAGGACAGCTACCGCCAGGCAATGAAGAAGCTGGCGGAAGGTCGCGGTAATCTGATCGCCCAGACCGAGGGGTTTCGCCAGATGGGGGTGGAGATCAAACGGCCGATCAACCCGAGGCTGGTGGAACAGGCGCAGCCGGACGACGACGAGGCCGGGCAGGACGACGGCTGGGACGATGCGCCGGATGAGGCTGCGGCAAGCCAGTCGCCCCCTCAGCGCATTAATGAATAA
- the udp gene encoding uridine phosphorylase, which yields MAQSDVFHLGLTQADLQGATLAIVPGDPERVKKIAALMDNPVHLASHREFTTWRAELSGTPVIVCSTGIGGPSTSIAVEELAQLGIRTFLRVGTTGAIQPGINVGDVLVTTGSVRLDGASLHFAPLEFPAVADFACTTALVAAAQAVGATTHIGITASSDTFYPGQERYDTYSGRVVSRFQGSMQEWQQMGVLNYEMESATLLTMCASQGLRAGMVAGVIVNRTQQEIPDAETMKKTESDAVKIVVEAARRLI from the coding sequence ATGGCACAGTCTGACGTATTCCACCTTGGTTTAACGCAAGCCGACCTGCAGGGCGCGACGCTGGCGATTGTGCCCGGCGATCCGGAGCGGGTGAAGAAAATTGCCGCGCTGATGGATAACCCGGTGCATCTGGCCTCGCACCGCGAGTTCACCACCTGGCGTGCGGAACTCTCCGGCACGCCGGTGATCGTCTGCTCCACCGGTATCGGCGGGCCGTCCACTTCGATTGCGGTGGAAGAGCTGGCGCAGCTGGGCATCCGTACCTTCCTGCGCGTGGGCACCACCGGTGCCATCCAGCCGGGCATCAACGTCGGCGACGTGCTGGTCACTACCGGATCGGTACGTCTGGACGGTGCCAGCCTGCACTTTGCCCCGCTGGAGTTCCCGGCGGTGGCGGACTTCGCCTGTACCACCGCGCTGGTGGCGGCCGCGCAGGCGGTAGGGGCGACGACCCACATCGGTATCACCGCGTCATCAGACACCTTCTATCCCGGTCAGGAGCGTTATGACACCTACTCCGGACGCGTGGTCAGCCGGTTCCAGGGCTCAATGCAGGAGTGGCAGCAGATGGGCGTACTGAACTATGAGATGGAGTCGGCGACGTTGCTGACCATGTGCGCCAGCCAGGGACTGCGTGCGGGAATGGTCGCCGGAGTGATCGTTAACCGTACCCAGCAGGAGATCCCGGATGCGGAAACCATGAAGAAAACCGAGAGTGATGCGGTGAAAATCGTGGTGGAAGCAGCGCGTCGCCTGATCTGA
- a CDS encoding dienelactone hydrolase family protein, producing MKTDDNTTQDRSTTGFAPAAGATAPTTLITDSADITCGETSVPTQGDNMPAFFARPRQAEEPLPVILVVQEIFGVHEHIRDICRRLAQAGYLAVAPELYFRQGDASDYDDIPTLLKELVSKVPDSQVLADLDHVANWAARHGGDMRNMAVTGFCWGGRISWLYAAHNPQLKAAVAWYGKLVGEKTLKQPKHPVDIAVNLNAPVLGLYGGQDDGIPQETVDTMRQAVRAANAKAEIIVYPDAGHAFNADYRPSYHAESAQDGWQRMLAFFRQYGVAPKV from the coding sequence ATGAAAACCGACGATAACACGACTCAAGATCGCAGCACCACGGGCTTCGCCCCGGCGGCCGGTGCGACCGCCCCCACCACCCTGATCACCGACAGCGCGGATATCACCTGCGGCGAAACCTCGGTGCCGACCCAGGGCGATAATATGCCGGCGTTTTTTGCCCGGCCGCGCCAGGCGGAAGAGCCGTTACCGGTGATCCTGGTAGTGCAGGAGATCTTCGGCGTACATGAACATATCCGCGATATCTGTCGCCGCCTGGCACAGGCCGGCTATCTGGCCGTGGCACCCGAGCTCTATTTCCGTCAGGGCGACGCCAGCGATTACGACGACATCCCGACCCTGCTGAAAGAGCTGGTCAGCAAAGTGCCGGACAGCCAGGTGCTGGCCGACCTTGATCACGTGGCCAACTGGGCGGCGCGCCACGGCGGCGATATGCGCAATATGGCCGTGACCGGGTTCTGCTGGGGCGGGCGCATCAGCTGGCTGTATGCCGCACACAACCCGCAGCTGAAAGCCGCGGTTGCCTGGTACGGTAAACTGGTGGGGGAGAAAACCTTAAAACAGCCGAAACATCCGGTCGATATCGCCGTTAATCTGAATGCCCCGGTGCTCGGCCTCTACGGCGGCCAGGATGATGGTATTCCTCAGGAGACGGTCGATACCATGCGCCAGGCGGTGCGGGCGGCTAATGCCAAAGCAGAAATCATCGTTTATCCGGACGCGGGACACGCGTTTAACGCCGACTATCGCCCGAGCTATCACGCCGAATCCGCCCAGGATGGCTGGCAGCGCATGCTGGCCTTTTTCCGCCAGTATGGCGTGGCACCAAAAGTATAA
- the metE gene encoding 5-methyltetrahydropteroyltriglutamate--homocysteine S-methyltransferase: MTIQNHTLGFPRVGLRRELKKALESYWAGNSSQADLLAVGRELRTRHWQQQKDAGVDLLPVGDFAWYDHVLTTSLMLGNVPPRHQNTDGSVDLDTLFRLGRGRAPGGEPAAAAEMTKWFNTNYHYMVPEFVQGMQFRLSWTQLLEEVDEALALGHRVKPVLLGPVTYLWLGKVKGEPFNRLSLLPDILPVYQQLLAELARRGIEWVQIDEPSLALELPAEWLNAFRPAYASLQGQIKLLLTTYFDSIGHNLETITALPVQGLHVDLVQGKDDIASLNASIPADWLLSLGVINGRNVWRADLSSWFDRLQPLVGRRQQLWIGSSCSLLHSPIDLSVETRLDAEVKSWFAFALQKCAELSLLSNALNTNDAASLEAWSAPIRARQTSTRVHNAAVAQRLAAVTAKESLRNNGYPLRAEAQRRRFRLPAWPTTTIGSFPQTPEIRGLRLDFRQGRLDGGRYRTGIAEHIKQAIAEQERLGLDVLVHGEAERNDMVEYFGENLDGFVFSQNGWVQSYGSRCVKPPVIIGDVSRPGAITVEWTKYAQSLTDKPVKGMLTGPVTILCWSFLREDVSRETIARQIALALRDEVADLEKAGIGIIQIDEPALREGLPLHQSDWAAYLAWAVEAFRLSAAVVRDDTQIHTHMCYCEFNDIMPAIAALDADVITIETSRSDMELLESFEEFAYPNEIGPGVYDIHSPNVPDVGEIEALLLKAAQRIPPERLWVNPDCGLKTRGWAETRQALANMVQAAQNLRNAKA; the protein is encoded by the coding sequence ATGACGATTCAGAACCATACGCTCGGCTTTCCCCGCGTCGGCCTGCGCCGTGAACTCAAAAAGGCTCTCGAGAGCTACTGGGCTGGTAACAGCAGCCAGGCCGATCTGCTGGCCGTCGGCCGTGAACTGCGCACCCGCCACTGGCAGCAGCAAAAAGACGCCGGTGTAGACCTGCTGCCGGTAGGCGACTTCGCCTGGTACGATCACGTGCTGACCACCAGTCTGATGCTCGGTAACGTGCCGCCGCGTCACCAGAATACAGACGGCTCCGTTGACCTCGACACTCTGTTCCGCCTCGGCCGTGGTCGTGCGCCAGGCGGCGAACCCGCCGCCGCCGCCGAGATGACCAAATGGTTTAACACCAACTACCACTACATGGTGCCGGAATTTGTGCAGGGCATGCAGTTCAGGCTGAGCTGGACCCAGCTGCTGGAAGAAGTCGACGAAGCGCTGGCGCTGGGCCACCGGGTGAAGCCGGTGCTGCTCGGCCCGGTCACTTACCTGTGGCTGGGCAAAGTAAAGGGCGAGCCGTTTAACCGGCTGAGCCTGCTGCCAGACATTCTGCCGGTGTACCAGCAGCTGCTGGCCGAACTGGCCAGACGCGGTATCGAATGGGTGCAGATTGACGAGCCGTCGCTGGCGCTGGAACTGCCCGCCGAGTGGCTGAATGCCTTCAGACCGGCTTACGCTTCGCTGCAGGGGCAGATTAAGCTGCTGCTGACCACCTATTTCGACAGCATCGGTCATAACCTTGAGACCATCACCGCGCTGCCGGTACAGGGCCTGCACGTCGATCTGGTGCAGGGGAAAGACGATATCGCCTCCCTGAACGCCAGCATCCCGGCCGACTGGCTACTCTCCCTCGGCGTGATCAACGGACGTAACGTCTGGCGCGCCGATCTCAGCAGCTGGTTTGACCGCCTGCAGCCGCTGGTCGGCCGGCGTCAACAGCTGTGGATTGGCTCTTCCTGCTCGCTGCTGCACAGCCCGATCGATCTGAGCGTGGAAACCCGCCTGGATGCGGAAGTGAAAAGCTGGTTCGCCTTTGCGCTGCAGAAGTGTGCCGAGCTGTCGCTGTTAAGCAACGCGCTGAACACAAACGATGCCGCGTCACTGGAAGCCTGGAGCGCGCCGATCCGCGCCCGGCAGACCTCAACCCGCGTGCACAATGCGGCCGTAGCGCAGCGTCTGGCGGCAGTCACCGCCAAAGAGAGCCTGCGCAATAACGGCTATCCGCTGCGTGCTGAAGCCCAGCGCCGGCGCTTCCGGCTGCCGGCCTGGCCGACCACCACCATCGGCTCCTTCCCGCAGACTCCTGAAATCCGCGGCCTGCGTCTCGACTTCAGGCAGGGGCGTCTTGACGGCGGTCGTTACCGCACCGGCATCGCTGAACATATTAAGCAGGCGATCGCCGAGCAGGAACGCCTTGGCCTGGACGTGCTGGTGCACGGTGAAGCCGAGCGTAACGATATGGTGGAGTACTTCGGTGAGAACCTTGACGGCTTCGTCTTCAGCCAGAACGGCTGGGTGCAGAGCTACGGTTCACGCTGCGTGAAGCCACCGGTGATTATCGGCGACGTCAGCCGCCCGGGGGCGATCACCGTGGAGTGGACGAAATACGCGCAGTCTCTGACCGACAAGCCGGTAAAAGGCATGCTGACCGGTCCGGTGACGATCCTCTGCTGGTCATTCCTGCGGGAAGACGTCAGCCGGGAAACCATTGCGCGGCAGATCGCGCTGGCGCTGCGTGATGAGGTGGCCGATCTGGAGAAGGCCGGGATCGGCATCATCCAGATTGACGAGCCTGCGCTGCGCGAAGGGCTGCCGCTGCACCAGTCTGACTGGGCGGCGTATCTGGCGTGGGCGGTGGAGGCCTTCCGGCTGAGCGCTGCGGTGGTGCGGGACGACACGCAGATCCACACCCACATGTGTTACTGCGAGTTCAACGACATTATGCCTGCGATCGCCGCGCTGGATGCAGACGTGATCACGATTGAAACCTCACGTTCCGATATGGAACTGCTGGAGTCGTTTGAGGAGTTTGCGTATCCGAATGAGATCGGTCCGGGGGTGTACGATATTCACTCGCCGAACGTGCCGGACGTCGGGGAGATCGAAGCGCTGCTGCTGAAGGCCGCGCAACGCATCCCGCCGGAACGTCTGTGGGTGAACCCTGACTGTGGCCTGAAAACCCGCGGCTGGGCCGAAACCCGCCAGGCGCTGGCCAATATGGTACAAGCGGCACAGAACCTGCGTAATGCGAAGGCCTGA
- the metR gene encoding HTH-type transcriptional regulator MetR codes for MIELKHLRTLQALQNTGSLAAAAAQLHQTQSALSHQFSDLEQRLGFRLFVRKSQPLRFTPQGEILLQLAEQVLPQIQQALQACHEPQQSALRIAIECHSCIQWLTPALNNFRKSWPQVMMDFKSGVTFDPQPSLQQGELDIVLTSDILTSSGLFYAPMFDFEVRLVLAPDHPLAAKAHISPEDLAQEVLLIYPVQRQRLDIWRHFLQPAGVSPALKNVDNTLLLIQMVAAQMGIAALPHWVVESFEQQNLVVTKALGDGLWSRLYAAVRDGEQRQPVVEAFIHSARQHACNNLPRVRDASRPGTPLPTTLARS; via the coding sequence ATGATCGAACTTAAACACCTGCGAACGCTGCAGGCACTGCAAAATACCGGTTCGCTGGCCGCCGCCGCCGCCCAGCTGCACCAGACGCAGTCAGCGTTATCTCACCAGTTCAGCGATCTGGAACAGCGTCTCGGCTTCCGCCTGTTTGTGCGTAAGAGCCAGCCGCTGCGTTTCACCCCCCAGGGGGAGATCCTGCTGCAGCTGGCCGAGCAGGTGCTGCCGCAGATCCAGCAGGCGCTCCAGGCCTGCCATGAGCCGCAGCAGAGCGCGCTGCGCATCGCCATTGAGTGCCACAGCTGCATTCAGTGGCTGACCCCGGCGCTGAACAATTTCCGCAAGAGCTGGCCGCAGGTGATGATGGACTTTAAATCAGGCGTCACCTTCGACCCGCAGCCGTCGCTGCAGCAGGGTGAGCTGGATATCGTGCTGACCTCCGATATTCTGACCAGCAGCGGGCTGTTCTACGCACCGATGTTCGATTTCGAAGTGCGCCTGGTGCTGGCACCCGATCATCCGCTGGCCGCAAAGGCGCATATTTCACCGGAGGATCTGGCGCAGGAGGTGCTGTTAATCTATCCGGTACAGCGCCAGCGTCTGGATATCTGGCGGCACTTCCTGCAGCCCGCAGGCGTCAGCCCCGCGCTGAAGAACGTCGATAACACGCTGCTGCTGATTCAGATGGTAGCGGCGCAGATGGGCATTGCCGCCCTGCCGCACTGGGTGGTAGAGAGTTTCGAGCAACAAAATCTGGTAGTAACCAAAGCGCTGGGCGACGGGCTGTGGAGCCGCCTGTACGCGGCCGTGCGTGACGGTGAACAGCGCCAGCCGGTGGTGGAAGCCTTTATCCACTCGGCGCGCCAGCACGCCTGTAACAACCTGCCGCGGGTGCGCGATGCCTCGCGTCCGGGCACGCCGCTGCCGACGACCCTCGCCCGCTCCTGA
- a CDS encoding DUF1456 family protein, with translation MTNNDVLRSVRYMLDLNDAKVVSILALAESEVSEAEVHSFLKKEDEAGFRPCPDVVMGYFLNGLIFLRRGKSDEAPAPSIERKMTNNIILKKLRIAFDLKTTDITDLLKSADFAVGQSEIGAIFRKPGHKNYRECGDQILRNFLKGLTKRVRPAKA, from the coding sequence ATGACCAATAACGATGTCCTGCGCAGCGTGCGCTATATGCTGGATTTGAACGATGCCAAAGTCGTCAGCATCCTGGCGCTGGCAGAGAGCGAAGTCAGCGAAGCGGAAGTGCACAGCTTCCTGAAAAAAGAGGACGAAGCCGGTTTTCGTCCCTGCCCCGACGTGGTCATGGGCTACTTTCTGAACGGTTTAATTTTCCTGCGTCGCGGAAAAAGCGACGAAGCCCCCGCGCCGTCGATTGAGCGCAAAATGACCAACAACATCATCCTGAAGAAGCTGCGCATCGCCTTTGACCTGAAAACCACCGATATCACCGACCTGCTGAAATCGGCCGACTTTGCCGTCGGACAGTCGGAAATTGGCGCGATCTTTCGCAAACCTGGGCATAAAAACTACCGTGAGTGCGGCGATCAGATCCTGCGTAACTTCCTTAAAGGGCTGACCAAAAGAGTCCGCCCGGCGAAGGCATAA
- the glpT gene encoding glycerol-3-phosphate transporter — protein sequence MLSIFKPAAHQPRVDDSRVDPLYRKLRWQIFMGIFFGYAAYYLVRKNFTLAMPYLIEQGFSRGDLGFALSGISIAYGFSKFLMGSISDRSNPRVFLPAGLILAGVVMLIMGFVPWATSSIMVMFVLLFLCGWFQGMGWPPCGRTMVHWWSQKERGGIVSVWNCAHNVGGGLPPLLFLLGMAWFNDWKAALYMPAFGAILVAIIAFALMRDTPQSCGLPPIEEYKNDYPPDYNEKHEEELTAKQIFMQYILPNKLLWYIALANVFVYLLRYGILDWSPTYLKEVKHFTLDKSSWAYFFYEYAGIPGTLLCGWMSDKVFKGNRGATGVFFMTLVTIATVVYWMNPAGNPGIDMACMTIIGFLIYGPVMLIGLHALELAPKKAAGTAAGFTGLFGYLGGSVAASAIVGYTVDYFGWNGGFAVMVGGCVLAVILLIMTMLSENKHKQALAAGSQ from the coding sequence ATGCTAAGTATTTTCAAGCCGGCCGCGCATCAGCCTCGCGTTGATGACAGCCGCGTCGATCCGCTGTACCGCAAGCTGCGCTGGCAGATCTTTATGGGGATCTTCTTCGGTTATGCGGCCTATTACCTGGTGCGCAAGAACTTCACCCTCGCCATGCCTTACCTGATCGAGCAGGGGTTCTCCCGCGGTGATTTAGGCTTCGCGCTGTCCGGGATCTCGATTGCCTACGGCTTCTCCAAATTTCTGATGGGCTCGATCTCCGACCGCTCTAACCCGCGCGTCTTCCTGCCAGCCGGGCTGATTCTGGCCGGCGTGGTGATGCTGATCATGGGCTTTGTGCCGTGGGCAACCTCCAGCATCATGGTGATGTTCGTGCTGCTGTTCCTGTGCGGCTGGTTCCAGGGGATGGGCTGGCCGCCGTGTGGCCGTACCATGGTGCACTGGTGGTCGCAGAAAGAGCGCGGCGGCATCGTATCGGTATGGAACTGTGCGCATAACGTCGGCGGTGGCCTGCCGCCGCTGCTGTTCCTGCTCGGCATGGCGTGGTTTAACGACTGGAAGGCCGCCCTGTATATGCCGGCCTTCGGCGCGATCCTGGTAGCGATTATCGCCTTTGCCCTGATGCGTGACACGCCACAGTCCTGCGGCCTGCCGCCGATTGAAGAGTACAAGAACGACTACCCGCCGGATTACAACGAAAAGCATGAGGAAGAACTGACCGCGAAGCAGATCTTTATGCAGTACATCCTGCCAAACAAGCTGCTGTGGTATATCGCGCTGGCTAACGTCTTCGTCTATCTGCTGCGCTACGGCATCCTCGACTGGTCACCGACCTACCTGAAAGAGGTGAAGCACTTTACGCTGGATAAGTCGTCGTGGGCCTACTTCTTCTACGAGTACGCCGGTATTCCCGGCACGCTGCTGTGCGGCTGGATGTCTGACAAGGTGTTCAAAGGCAACCGTGGCGCAACCGGCGTGTTCTTTATGACGCTGGTGACCATTGCCACCGTAGTTTACTGGATGAACCCGGCGGGCAACCCCGGCATTGATATGGCCTGTATGACCATCATTGGCTTCCTGATCTACGGTCCGGTGATGCTGATTGGCCTGCATGCGCTTGAGCTGGCACCGAAGAAAGCGGCCGGCACCGCCGCAGGCTTTACCGGGCTGTTCGGTTACCTGGGTGGCTCGGTGGCCGCCAGCGCCATCGTCGGTTATACCGTTGACTACTTCGGCTGGAACGGCGGCTTTGCGGTGATGGTCGGCGGCTGCGTGCTGGCGGTGATCCTGCTGATAATGACCATGCTGAGCGAGAACAAGCATAAGCAGGCGCTGGCAGCCGGTTCGCAGTAA
- the yigL gene encoding sugar/pyridoxal phosphate phosphatase YigL produces the protein MYRIVASDLDGTLLSPDHTLSPFARETLQLVTRKGIHFVFATGRHYIDVAQMRDSLGIDAYMITSNGARVHNTAGELIFSHNLEEEIALELFAIQHHNPDIFTNVYRDEEWFLNRHRPEEMDFFRESDFNYQVYEQGQLATDGISKVFFTCADPELLIPLEQALTARWGDRVNVCFSLPTCLEVMAGGVSKGHALDAVSKKLGCTLQDCIAFGDGMNDTEMLSMSGKGCVMQNADPRLKTLLPELDVIGSNAEQAVPHTLRALYAV, from the coding sequence ATGTATCGTATTGTTGCTTCAGACCTCGACGGCACGCTGCTGTCGCCGGACCACACCCTCTCGCCGTTTGCCCGCGAAACGCTGCAGTTAGTCACCCGCAAGGGCATTCACTTCGTTTTCGCTACCGGGCGTCACTATATTGACGTGGCGCAGATGCGCGACAGCCTGGGTATCGATGCCTATATGATCACCTCGAACGGCGCCCGCGTGCACAATACCGCCGGTGAACTGATCTTCAGCCACAACCTGGAAGAAGAGATCGCCCTCGAGCTGTTTGCCATTCAGCACCATAACCCGGATATCTTCACCAACGTTTATCGCGATGAAGAGTGGTTCCTTAACCGCCATCGTCCGGAAGAGATGGACTTCTTCCGCGAGTCTGACTTCAACTATCAGGTCTACGAGCAGGGCCAGCTGGCGACCGACGGTATCAGCAAGGTGTTCTTTACCTGCGCCGATCCCGAGCTGCTGATCCCGCTGGAACAGGCGCTGACTGCCCGCTGGGGCGACCGGGTTAACGTCTGCTTCTCGCTGCCGACCTGTCTGGAAGTGATGGCCGGTGGCGTCTCCAAGGGGCATGCACTGGATGCGGTATCGAAGAAGTTAGGCTGTACGCTGCAGGACTGTATCGCCTTCGGCGACGGCATGAATGATACCGAGATGCTGAGCATGTCGGGTAAGGGCTGCGTGATGCAGAATGCCGACCCGCGCCTGAAAACACTGCTGCCGGAACTGGACGTGATCGGCAGCAACGCCGAGCAGGCGGTGCCGCACACCCTGCGTGCGCTGTACGCCGTTTAA